The genome window GCTTCCTCGCGCGGGGCAAACGCCGTCATGAACAGCGAGGCGCTCGCAAGCGCTGCTGTTTGCGCGGGATCGGAGGCCGCCTTCGCCGTGTCGAGGCGCAGGGGATCGGCCTTCATGCGGCGCGCAATCGTGTCGCTGCCCGCGGCCTTCAGCGCATAGGCGAATTTGTCGGCGCGCGGGCCTTTCTGGCTGTCGTAAAACAGGTGCGCGGCCTGCGGCGGGAGCGGCTCCGCCACCTCGGCTGTCTCGACGAGGGTAGGAGCGACCTGCGAAACGCCGGTCGTCGTCAGCATCGTCACGCGGTAATCGATGGCGCGGCGCACATCCGGATCGCGCCAAGCATAGCCGCCAACGGCGAAAATACCTGCGAGTAACGTATATCCCGCAAGTTTCACGAAAGATCGACGTGCTTTCAAAGTAAGCGGAACGGGTCGCGGCGCTTCAACCGCGAACGCTGGTTTCCGGATGACCTCGAACTGCTGCTGGGGTCGTGAAACGAGCGCCCTGCTTTGCCCCTGATACCCGGTCATCGGACGGCTACTTCTCATCGACACTCCTACGCAACGCAGAACATAACGCCCGAACGGTTAACAGGCCGTTAGGCCACTCGGTACAATTCGAGCGTTCTAGCTATAGCTTCGTTGGTGTCAAAATTGCGGAGGTGCTGCGCGACGGACGTTCAAGCGCCGTGAGACGGCGTGCGCAAAACACGAAACTCGGCGGCGGCGCGCCGGATCGTGGTAAACGGCTGGTTATTCCAGTCATTAAAAAATTCGCATTCGGCAAGCGCCAGACCTTTGCGGCCGAATTCGGAAGCGATTTCGGTTTCGACCCAGTCGCGCGCTTTTACCGCGCGAAGGCGAGCGAGGCGGTCGCCCTCGCGAAGCCACGCCTCGTGCCGGGCGAATGCCTCGAACAGCGGCGAGAGGCCCGCTCCGCTGGTGACCGATACGGAAAGACATTCCGGCGCCCAAACGTCCGCATCGCGGTGCGACAGCGACAGCGCGCCCTTGAGATCCGACAGCGCGCGGGTGGCTGCGGCCCCGATGTCGGCCTTCGTTACAACGGCGATATCCGGGATTTCGGCGATGCCCGCCTTCATGAACTGGAGCGAATCGCCCGAAGCGGGCTGGATGCACAGCACCACGGAGTCCGACACGGAGGTGATGTCCGTCTCGGACTGGCCCACGCCGACGCTTTCGATGATGACGCGGTCGTAGACGGCGCGGAGCAGGATCGCGGCAGGGTAGGCAATGTCGGCGAGGCCGCCGAGGCGATTGCGCGCGGCGACGGAGCGGATGAATACGCCGTTGTCCTCGGGATCGCTTCGCATGCGCACGCGGTCGCCCAGCAACGCGCCACCGCTCGCGCGCGACGACGGGTCGACCGCAAGCACCGCGACCGTCTGACCGGCCTTGCGCCAGCCCGCGATCAGCGCGTTGATCATCGTGGATTTGCCCGCCCCGGGCGGCCCGGTGATGCCGAGCGCGATGCCCTTCGGCTCCTCGTAGGCTCGGTCGAGCAAGTCCGCCGCTGGTCCGGGATTGGCCTCGATAGCCGACAGCGCGGCGGCGACCTTCCCCTTGCCGCCTTCGCGGATGGCGTCGAGCGTCGGAAAGAGTGAAGGCGCGGTCGCTGTCATGCGCTCATCCGGCGGGAGTGTTGTTAGCGGGAGCAGATCAGCCCCGGTTCGCCTCGGAGTTAACTCCCGCGCTGCCCCGTCGTCCATTGGCCGAAAGAGCAAGCGCGGGCGCTTTTTCGATCAGCGGTCTTCCAGCTTCCTGTTTGAGGCCTTCTTGCTTGCGATGGCGGCCTGTGCCGCTGCGAGGCGAGCCACCGGCACGCGGAACGGCGAGCACGACACATAGTCGAGGCCGATGGTCTCGCAGAACGCGATGGAGGCCGGGTCGCCGCCATGCTCACCACAGATGCCGAGCTTGAGTTTGTCACGCGTGGCGCGACCACGCTCGGATGCGAGCTTCACGAGCTCGCCGACGCCAACCGTGTCGATGGAGACAAACGGATCGGCCGAATAGATCCCGGCCTTCAGATAATCGCCGAGGAACGCGCCCGAGTCGTCGCGGCTGATGCCGTAGGTCGTCTGCGTGAGGTCGTTCGTGCCGAAGGAGAAAAACTCCGCCGTTTCCGCGATCTCGCCCGCACGAAGCGCCGCGCGCGGAAGCTCGATCATGGTGCCGACCTGGTAGTCGATCTTCGTGGCCGTGGCGAGCTGGACGTCATTCGCCACGCGGACGATGATGTCCTTGA of Rhodomicrobium vannielii ATCC 17100 contains these proteins:
- a CDS encoding ArgK/MeaB family GTPase, producing MTATAPSLFPTLDAIREGGKGKVAAALSAIEANPGPAADLLDRAYEEPKGIALGITGPPGAGKSTMINALIAGWRKAGQTVAVLAVDPSSRASGGALLGDRVRMRSDPEDNGVFIRSVAARNRLGGLADIAYPAAILLRAVYDRVIIESVGVGQSETDITSVSDSVVLCIQPASGDSLQFMKAGIAEIPDIAVVTKADIGAAATRALSDLKGALSLSHRDADVWAPECLSVSVTSGAGLSPLFEAFARHEAWLREGDRLARLRAVKARDWVETEIASEFGRKGLALAECEFFNDWNNQPFTTIRRAAAEFRVLRTPSHGA